The following is a genomic window from Haloarcula sp. DT43.
CCAGCGTGAGACTGCTCACCAGCAGGAGGACGCCGAGCAGTGCGAATGGGACCCGGCCGCGGGTGTCGCCTCTCACGGCGACCACGTCCTGACGGTCACGCGGACACGGCTCGTCCGGACGGCACGGGCGGCGTCGTCGGGCGAGTCGTACCGCGACCGCATGTCGGTCCGAAGCGTCGCCGCCAGCGCCGCGGTCAGGTGACGGTTCAGTTCGGTCGTCGAATCGCGCTCGACGGCGACGGTGGTCCCGGTCAGTTCGGCCATCCGCTCGTACCGCGCCCGCATCAGCACGTCTGCCGGGTACCCACCACGGAGCGCGTACCGGGACTGCGCCGGCGGGAACAGCCCGTCGACGACACTCCGGGCCACGACCGCCGCCACACCCTCGTAGCCGCTCGTCCTCGCTGCGTCGCGTGCCGGCTCCGAGACGTTCTCCATCCCGCTGGGGACAGTCACCGTCGCTGCCCGCACGTCCACGGTCTCGGGCGGTCGGTCGCCGACGTGGTACGCGCTGCCGACCGGCGCACCGGGATACGGCGACCAGGTGACGCGGACGGCCGTTCTGTGCCCGCGGCTGTGGAGTCTGTCACGCGTCGTCGCCCCGACGCGTGACTCGAAGTTCTTGCCGGCGTTCGACAGCCGCTCGCCGTCGACGGTGACGCCGCTCATCGCCGCCTCCCCGAGCAGTTCCGCGACGGTCCCGTGACTCGTTCGCCGTCGCCGCGTGGCGCTGTCTGGCGGTTCGTGTCCCTCGAACGGCGGGACGACGAGGTCGTACTCGACGCTCGCGGTGCTCGTCGCCAGTGTCGCCGCCTGGGCCGCGGCGGGGTTCGCGGTCGCCGTCGACGCCTGGCTTCCGACGCCGCCGACGATGGCTCCCGCGGCTGCACCGACGAGCAGGAGAAACACCGTCACGTCGGCGACGGCGCTCACCGCCCGGGTCATCGCCACACCCGTACAGTGAGCGTTCCGCGACGGACCGCCCCCGGACCGACCCGCACGCTCACTGTCCTCGTTTCGGTGTCGGCCCCGCTGGGCGGCTCTCGGCCGACTGCCCACCGGTCACCAGTCGTCGCTGTGATGGTCGCGTTCCCGCGGTAGCGAGCCGGGACTGCACCGAGAGCGTCGCCGAGCCTCGCGGGCTGCACGACGCCCGCCGTCGAGAGCCGCCCCTCGACCGCGTCGGCAGTCGGTGTAGCGACGTTTCGGTCGTCGTCCAGCGTCCCGAACGCGTCGTCGATGACGCCGGCGTACAGTGCCAGGCCGAGCCCGACGGCGAAGACGGCGACGAGCGCGGCGACTGGCTCTGTCGTTGCCCTAGCCGACGATAGTGACATCGTTCCCTCCCCAGGCGACGTGCCTGACCGTCAGCCGGTCGGGGGCCGGTCGCCACGCCGCCTCCGTGTTTCGTCCCTCGCGGATGTCCCGGCGGAACGCGTCGGTCGAGTGATACACCGCGCTCGGTCGTTCCCCGGCCAGTACCGTGCGGAGCTGGTCAGTCCGTGCGGGAACGACGGGGCGGACCAACCGCGCCGTCGCCGTCCCGCCGTCGGTCCGAAGGCGGATTCGTCGGCTGTCGAGCGCCCATTCCTCGGCGACGAGCCGCCGGTGTGCGAGGGACCCGGGCGGGCTAGTGGCCACTTCGTCGATGGTCGCTGCCGCGCCCGTGGCATCCGGCGGGGCGGTCGTCGGCAGGCCGACGATAATCCCCAGGACTGCGACACTCACCGTCCCCAGGCCGACCCAGAGGTACAGCGTGTCGACGTGCGTCTCGAACATGGGCCGGTCTGGCCGCGCGTTCACATTTAAACGCTCAGACCACTAGCCCGGTGGCGACGACGGCGACGAGGAAGGTGACCGTGGCAGACAGGAGCGCCAGGCCGGCGCGGTACGCCACCAGCGCGCGGTCCAGTCCGCGGTGGAGTCCCGTCGATAGCGCCGTCAGCAACACCGCGAGCGCGAGGACGTACCAGCCGACGACCGGCCCCAGCAGCGCGGTGGGGACGGCGGCGAACCGCTCGCCGCCACCCATCGACCCGGCCAGCGCGACGGTCGCGCCGCCGACGAGCGGGCCGAACAGCGCGGCGGTGTTCGACAGCGTCTCGGTAATCTGTGCGAGGTCGCGTCGCGTCTCGCGCTCGATGGTCCGGAGCGCTGCCACGTGTTCCCCCATCGTCGTCACGGCCTCCCCGGCCGGCGGGCCGATTGTCGCGGCCGCGTCCAGCAACACCGCGACCCGACGCGCCCGCTGGCTCGGGACCTCGGCGAGCGCACCGCCGGGGCCCAGAAACGCGCCCTCGATGTCGACCCCGAGCTGTCTCTGGCGCGCGACGGCGGCGTCGACGACGGAACTCGTCGGCTCGGGCGTCTCGTCGGCGGTTTCGACGAGCGCCGCTTCGACCGAGTGGCCGCGGTCAAGCCGGCGACCGACGGCGGACAGCGCCTCCGGGAGGCCTGCTTCGACGGCGGTGACCCGGTCGCGGACCTCGGCGACTGGCCGGTAGTGGACGACGAGCGCGCTCCCGACGCCCGCACCGAGTGCGCCGACGGGGGCGGCCCACGCAGCCACGAGCGCGTCGGCGAGTACCCACCCTCCGCTCCCAGCGACGACCCCGGCAGCGACGGACGGACGCGCGGTCGCCGGCACGTCGGGGTGGCTCCGCGGGATTGTCGCCGGCGGGAACGCGACCGGTCGCCGGCCCAGCAGCCAGCAACAGGCGACCAACAGTGCGGCGGGCAAGGCGATGCCGTAACTCCCGACCAGCACGGGCGCGGTGACCGGGACGCCCGCGGCAGCGGCGGCGGGCAGCAGCGACGCCATCGCCAGCGGCAGGAGGACGCCGAACGCGTACACCCCGGTCGCCGGGCCACGGAGCGAGGACGCGAACGCCGCCATCTCGTCGCGCGTCCCGTCGAGGATGCGCTTTCGTGCGCGGCCGAGGAGTTCCGGCCGTTCCTCGGCCGGAGCCGCCGTCGCGCTCTCGACTAGCCCGACCGCGCGTTCCAGCGCCGGGAACCGGTCCCCCCAGGCCGACGCAAACGTTCCGAGCCCGCTCCGTGGCGTGCCCGCGGCTCTCTGCCGATGGCGCTCCAGTTCGGCGGCGAGTCGGCCGTCTCCGGCCCGTCCAGCGAACGCCGCAGCCCGCTCGGCGCTGGGCCACAGCGTCGCACCGAGTGCCAGCGTCATCACGAGCGACGGCGCGGCCCCCAGCGTCCGGATGCGCTTTGCCTCCGCGGCGAACGGCACGCCGTACCGTCCCAGCGCCGCGATACCCAGGGACAGCCCGAGGACGCCGAACACCAGGGTCGTCGCTACCGGGCCGCGTAGCATCCACACGCCGACCGCTGCGAGCAGAGAGCCGGCTACGGCGACGCCGTAACTGGCGGTCAGTACCGTCTCCGGCGGCGGCGAGAGCGACAGCAACCGACACGCTCGGCGGTACTCGTCGGGCACCTCGGTACTGCCCGGATAGGCCGCCGCGAGCGCGCCAGCCACCGTCGGGCTGTCGACGGACTCGCTCGAACTATCCGGGCCACTCACTGCTGTTCCTCGACTGTGGGTGCGTTGCTCGCACGCTCGCTACCGGCTCCCGGTTCGGCGAACCGTCCGGTTCGCGCCTCGATGGCTTCGAGAACCTCGGCGTAGGACTCGCCCGGCGCGGCGAGCGAGCCGACCAGACGGCTGTTGCCCCGGCTGAGGCGGCCGGTGGCGGTCGCGGTCGGTCCGTCGCGCTCGTGGAGCGACTCGAAGGCGACGCCGTCACCGCGAGCGACGACTTCCGCGACGGACGCGACGCCGCGGCCGTGTTCAGACGCGGGCGGGGCCAGCGTCACCACGAGGTCCGTCGCGGCGAACGACCGGACCGGAACGCCGAGATCCGACACCAGCCGCTCCCGAATCGCGTCGGGGCCGTTGCCGTGAATCGTCCCGAGGACGGCCCCGTCGCCACCGCCGACGCGCATCGCCTCGTAGAGCACGCTGGCTTCCTCGCCGCGGACCTCGCCGACGACGAGCGCGCCCTCCCCCAGCCGGAGCGCGGTCCGCAGGGCCTCCGTGGCATCGACCGATGGCCCATCCCCGCTGGCGGTCCGAAGCGCCTGTACGTCCCGGCCGTCGTCACGGAGCGCCGACGCCGGGAGTTCGGGCGTGTCCTCGATGAGCACAGTCCGGGTCTCGCGGGGCAGTTCCCAGAGCAACGCGCCGAGCGTCGTCGTCTTGCCCGCACCGCGGGGGCCGGCGACGAGACAGGCCCCGCCACGTTCCACGACGACCGAGAGCAGGCCGGCGACGGCGGCCGGCATCGTCCCGTTGTCCACCAGGTCGGCCAGCCGCCACGCGTCGCCGTCGTGGGCACGAAACGCGAAGGCGAGCCCGTCGCTGACCGGTTCGCTCACGCCGGCGACCCGAATCTGTCGGTCGGCCACCGTCGCCGTCGCGTCGAGCGTCGGGTTCGCCCGCGAGAACGCCCGCCCGCTCGACCGCCTGAACGTCGACGCCAGCGCGTTCGCGCCCGACGGCGTCAGCCGAACGTTGGTCCGCATCGTCTCGCCGGCACACCGCACGCGGAGTCGCGTGTCGCTGACGGGGGCCGTCGCGAACACGTCGGACACCCGCTCGTCGGCGAAGACGTCTTCGAGAACCCCGAGGCCGTCGGTGTGTTTCTCCAGTACGGCCCCGACGGCGGTCGCAGTCGTGCCATTGTCGGCCACCTCGGTCGCCGCGTCGTACGGGCGACAGCCCCCGTCGGCGGCGGCGTCGGCCACCCGCTCGTACGCGTCGACGAGCGTCTCCGTCGTCCCCGCGTCGAACCGCTGTTCCCGCGGCTCGATGTGGTAGACTGGCAATCGCTCCGCGGCCGTGTCGTATCTCCGAACGACGGCCTCCGTCGAGAGTGTCCGCCGGTCGCGGAGCGACGCCGCTGGCGGCGGCGCTGTCCCGACACGCGCGTCACTCACCGTCGGCCCGGTGTAGGCGGCGAGCGCCCGCTCGGTGGTGTCGAACCCCTCCGTTGCGACCGCCAATCCGGTCTCCGCCGCCACGTCGGCGACCGGTCCCGCCCGCCCGACGGCCTCCGTCGCGGCGGCGACGGGGTCCCGGCGGGCGCGGTCTGCGAGCCGCTCGTCCAGCGAGGCGACCCTCTCCACGAACCGGCCAGCAGCGGTGAGCACCGCCGCGGCACCGTCGGCGTACACCCGTTCTTGGCCCGCCCGTTCTGTGACGACGGTCTCGACACCGCTGGACGGGAGTGATTCGACGACCGTCGCCCGACACGCGGCCGAGGCCGCAAGGTCGCCACCCCCCGGGCAGTCGTCCGTCGTCACCACCAGCCGCGAACCCTCGATGGTCGTCTCACAGCGGCAGTCGTCCGCCGTCGACGACCCGAAGAGCCACTCATGCATGGCCGCCTCTCGCCCCGGCTTCGGACTTAAACCGATGGACTGTCAGCACGCGCCGACCGTCCGACCGCGTCAACACGAACAGGAGCCGATGGGACCCGTGTTCTTCGAGCCTGTCGGTCGGCACCGTCGGTCGGATTGGGACGTCGACCAGCAGTTCGGTCCGTTCTCGGGACCCGATTTTCCAGGTCGCGACGCCGACACCGGCCCGCTCGCGGAACCGGAGATAGTCTACGTGGGCGCTGGTGTACGTCCGCGCGGGAAGCCGTAGCCCGACCACGCGCCGTGCGTCACCGTGCGGCGTCGCGTCGTCAGTCTCTACCAGCGTGGTCAGTTCGGCCGCCAGTTCGTCCAGTTGCCGCTCCATCGTCCCGTCGGCCGCGTCCGCCCGGGCCGTCGACAGCGCGGGTGCCGTTGCACCGGCCAGTGCGGTCGTGACCGCGACGGCGAGAACCAGCCGGGATATCACAGGAGCGCGCGGAGACGTCCGAACACGCCCGCGTCCGACGGCTCCACCTCGTCGGGGTCGCCGCCGTCGGTGATGGCGGAGAAGTCGGCCCGCTTTCCGGCCGCAGTACTCGGGCGACCGTCGCCGGCCGCCGGGCTCGGGTGCCCCTGTGTCGTCGCCCCCCGCTGCTGGTCGGCCGCCGGCGGCGGGCTGGTCGCCTGTCGAGCCGCCAGTGCGTCGTCGAGTCGCTCCTCCAGTCGGTCAGTCGCCGCCAGCGCCGCGTCGGCGCGCTGTTCGACCTCCTCGTTGACCGTTCGGACGTTCCCCACGTACCCGCGGAGGGCCTGGGTGGCTGCTTCCAGTTCTGCCGTCCGCTCGTCGATGTCCTCGACGCGCCGTTCGAGGCTATCCACCCGCTCCTCTACCTCGCCGAGTTCCGTCACCTCGGGGAACTCCGTTGCGCCGTCCGTGACCGTGCGTTCGACCGTGCGAAGCCGCTCGGCCAGCGTCTCGATGTCTGTCACGCCCGTCCCTGGTCCCGTGCTGGTATTTGAACGCTGGGGGCGGACGGTTGGCAGTGCCCGCGAGGGAACGCGCGGTCTCACCCACCCGTACCGAGTATGAACAGCGCGAGGACGACGGAGACGAGCAGGGTTACCAGAATCAGCAGCGCTACGATTGTGACCGAGGAGAGCGCTTCGTCGTCAGCGCGAAAGCCGTTCAGTAGCATGGTAAGTCCCGTTCGATGATGTCTCGGTAGGTGGCTCTGACGCCGGCCCGTTAGTCCTACCAAACCATCCATCTCACTAAACTGTACGCTTTTCTAACCAGTCTGTGCGGTCGAAGCCGCTGCTGTCCGGACCGGTCCCGGCGAGGGTTTATATCGGATGCCGTGGCCACGCCGTCTCATGGCCGATAGCGACCAGGTGAAGGCGGCGCTCGCGGCGCTCGCTGACGGCGAGGGCGACGACGGAACCACCGCGGTAGCCGAGCGGAACGGCGGGGGCGCGAACCGGGCAACTACCGACGGTACGGGCGACGAGGCCGACTATCGGGCGGTCATCCAGCAGGCGAGCGACGCGACCGACGACCTGGACGCGGCGGTCGCCTTCCTCGATACGTTCGGGGTGGACCGGCTCGAAGCGGCCGTCGCACAGGCCGAACACGAAGTGAGCGGGCTGGCCGACGAAGGCCGGGCAGCACTGCGCGCATTTCAGCGGTACCGGGACGCCGCGACGGAGGCCGACGGTGGGCCGTAGCCGCCGAGACGACCGCACTACCGTCGATTACTTTCACTCCGGTCACGATACCTCTTTAGGTGGCGCTGGCTTACGGGTGGGCAAATGACACGGGTGATACACACCGGCGATACCCACGTCGGGTATCAGCAGTACAACGTCCCGGCCCGTCGGGACGACTTCCTCGACGCGTTCCGGCAGGTGGTCCGGGACGCTATCGCGGACGACGCCGACGCCGTCGTCCACGCCGGTGACCTGTTCCACGACCGCCGCCCGGCCCTGACCGACATCATGGGCACGCTGACCGTTCTCGAAGAACTCGCCGAAGCCGACATCCCGTTTCTCGCCGTCGTGGGCAATCACGAGGCAAAGCGGGACGCTCAGTGGCTCGACCTCTACGAGTCGCTCGGGCTGGCGACGCGGCTGGGCGACGAGCCGACCGTCGTCGGCGACACCGCCTTCTACGGGCTCGACTTCGTGCCGCGGTCACAGCGCGAGGCCCTCGACTACGACTTCGCCCCGCACGACGCCGACAGCGCCGCGCTGGTCACGCACGGCCTGTTCCAGCCTTTCGATTACGGCGACTGGGACGCCGAAGAAGTACTGACCGAGTCGTCGGTCGCGTTCGACGCGATGTTGCTCGGCGACAACCATGCCCCCGGCAAACGCGAGGTCGGAGACGCCTGGGTCACCTACTGCGGCTCGACCGAGCGGGCGAGCGCCAGCGAGCGCGAGGACCGCGGCTACAACATCGTCACCTTCGACGAGGAGGTCCGCATCACCCGGCGGGGCCTCGACACCCGCGGGTTCGTCTTCGTCGACGTGGAACTCGGGACGGAGGAGGGCGTCGAGCGCGTCCGGAGCCGCGTCGGCCAGCACGACCTCGACGACGCCGTGGTCATCGTCTCCATCAGCGGCGACGGCGACCCGGTAACCCCGGC
Proteins encoded in this region:
- a CDS encoding DUF7284 family protein, with protein sequence MTRAVSAVADVTVFLLLVGAAAGAIVGGVGSQASTATANPAAAQAATLATSTASVEYDLVVPPFEGHEPPDSATRRRRTSHGTVAELLGEAAMSGVTVDGERLSNAGKNFESRVGATTRDRLHSRGHRTAVRVTWSPYPGAPVGSAYHVGDRPPETVDVRAATVTVPSGMENVSEPARDAARTSGYEGVAAVVARSVVDGLFPPAQSRYALRGGYPADVLMRARYERMAELTGTTVAVERDSTTELNRHLTAALAATLRTDMRSRYDSPDDAARAVRTSRVRVTVRTWSP
- a CDS encoding DUF7285 family protein produces the protein MSLSSARATTEPVAALVAVFAVGLGLALYAGVIDDAFGTLDDDRNVATPTADAVEGRLSTAGVVQPARLGDALGAVPARYRGNATITATTGDRWAVGREPPSGADTETRTVSVRVGPGAVRRGTLTVRVWR
- a CDS encoding DUF7283 family protein, with product MFETHVDTLYLWVGLGTVSVAVLGIIVGLPTTAPPDATGAAATIDEVATSPPGSLAHRRLVAEEWALDSRRIRLRTDGGTATARLVRPVVPARTDQLRTVLAGERPSAVYHSTDAFRRDIREGRNTEAAWRPAPDRLTVRHVAWGGNDVTIVG
- a CDS encoding type II secretion system F family protein; protein product: MAGALAAAYPGSTEVPDEYRRACRLLSLSPPPETVLTASYGVAVAGSLLAAVGVWMLRGPVATTLVFGVLGLSLGIAALGRYGVPFAAEAKRIRTLGAAPSLVMTLALGATLWPSAERAAAFAGRAGDGRLAAELERHRQRAAGTPRSGLGTFASAWGDRFPALERAVGLVESATAAPAEERPELLGRARKRILDGTRDEMAAFASSLRGPATGVYAFGVLLPLAMASLLPAAAAAGVPVTAPVLVGSYGIALPAALLVACCWLLGRRPVAFPPATIPRSHPDVPATARPSVAAGVVAGSGGWVLADALVAAWAAPVGALGAGVGSALVVHYRPVAEVRDRVTAVEAGLPEALSAVGRRLDRGHSVEAALVETADETPEPTSSVVDAAVARQRQLGVDIEGAFLGPGGALAEVPSQRARRVAVLLDAAATIGPPAGEAVTTMGEHVAALRTIERETRRDLAQITETLSNTAALFGPLVGGATVALAGSMGGGERFAAVPTALLGPVVGWYVLALAVLLTALSTGLHRGLDRALVAYRAGLALLSATVTFLVAVVATGLVV
- a CDS encoding ATPase, T2SS/T4P/T4SS family, translating into MHEWLFGSSTADDCRCETTIEGSRLVVTTDDCPGGGDLAASAACRATVVESLPSSGVETVVTERAGQERVYADGAAAVLTAAGRFVERVASLDERLADRARRDPVAAATEAVGRAGPVADVAAETGLAVATEGFDTTERALAAYTGPTVSDARVGTAPPPAASLRDRRTLSTEAVVRRYDTAAERLPVYHIEPREQRFDAGTTETLVDAYERVADAAADGGCRPYDAATEVADNGTTATAVGAVLEKHTDGLGVLEDVFADERVSDVFATAPVSDTRLRVRCAGETMRTNVRLTPSGANALASTFRRSSGRAFSRANPTLDATATVADRQIRVAGVSEPVSDGLAFAFRAHDGDAWRLADLVDNGTMPAAVAGLLSVVVERGGACLVAGPRGAGKTTTLGALLWELPRETRTVLIEDTPELPASALRDDGRDVQALRTASGDGPSVDATEALRTALRLGEGALVVGEVRGEEASVLYEAMRVGGGDGAVLGTIHGNGPDAIRERLVSDLGVPVRSFAATDLVVTLAPPASEHGRGVASVAEVVARGDGVAFESLHERDGPTATATGRLSRGNSRLVGSLAAPGESYAEVLEAIEARTGRFAEPGAGSERASNAPTVEEQQ
- a CDS encoding DUF7311 family protein translates to MISRLVLAVAVTTALAGATAPALSTARADAADGTMERQLDELAAELTTLVETDDATPHGDARRVVGLRLPARTYTSAHVDYLRFRERAGVGVATWKIGSRERTELLVDVPIRPTVPTDRLEEHGSHRLLFVLTRSDGRRVLTVHRFKSEAGARGGHA
- a CDS encoding DUF7310 family coiled-coil domain-containing protein → MTDIETLAERLRTVERTVTDGATEFPEVTELGEVEERVDSLERRVEDIDERTAELEAATQALRGYVGNVRTVNEEVEQRADAALAATDRLEERLDDALAARQATSPPPAADQQRGATTQGHPSPAAGDGRPSTAAGKRADFSAITDGGDPDEVEPSDAGVFGRLRALL
- the mre11 gene encoding DNA double-strand break repair protein Mre11, with translation MTRVIHTGDTHVGYQQYNVPARRDDFLDAFRQVVRDAIADDADAVVHAGDLFHDRRPALTDIMGTLTVLEELAEADIPFLAVVGNHEAKRDAQWLDLYESLGLATRLGDEPTVVGDTAFYGLDFVPRSQREALDYDFAPHDADSAALVTHGLFQPFDYGDWDAEEVLTESSVAFDAMLLGDNHAPGKREVGDAWVTYCGSTERASASEREDRGYNIVTFDEEVRITRRGLDTRGFVFVDVELGTEEGVERVRSRVGQHDLDDAVVIVSISGDGDPVTPASVESFALDNGALVARVTDHRELSVEEQDTEITFADPDDAVTERVRDLGLSEAAHDIDETIRASKVADANVKDEVERHVRDLLSEDSDALAADADASASDCPDDTDASAGSEAENGTAVNDDGQASVEEFL